The Marinicella rhabdoformis sequence GGTGCTTGAACTGCTGCCGCAGCAGCCGCCTCCTCATTCGTGTCGTCCTGTGCCCAAGTCGTCAAACTCAGGGTCAACAATATAATGATAATGAATTTTTTCATGATGATCTCCTATCAACTTTGCGACTGCACGTTTGTTGTTTTTAAATCTAAAGGCAAAGTAAACAAGCCTTGTCTGATTTGCTTTTTCAATGAATCGAATAAAACTGCAACAGCTTCTGCATCAGAGGCGTTATCAAACACATTGAACGTCCAGCCCTGTCCTTGACGCACCGCTTGACCGTATATATTGTCACGGGTTTTGAAATACATCATCACCGTGCCTAATTTCGCCACATCAACCAATACATTTTTGCCATTCAACTGTACCGTTTGTGAGTAAATGGCATTCTCTTTGGCCAAACGCATTTCATCTTCTAAAAAAGCCCACAAGCGGTTGATGGCGTGTTGTGATGTGATTTTTCTGCCTTCTAAATCACGTTCAATACCTTCAACAACCGACGTCCTTTCCAAAACCTTAAATGGAATACCGAATTCAATCCCTTGTTTGATACTGGCAGCATAGGCCACCACATCTGGAATCATTTGTTCAGAATCTGCACCCAAGGATTTGATTTTTTCTTGCAGCTTCACCAGCTCTGCTTGCGACTGCTTGCTTTGCAACTGCTTCCTGTCTAAGTTGGCTTCCAGTTCTGTTTTTCGTGTATTCAAGTACGTCATGGATTGTGTGTGCTCAGCTTTCATGATTTGCAATTCAGCTTGTAAATCTTCAACTTGTCCACGCAATTCGATCAAGTTTTGAATCATCTGTTCGTCATTTTTTTGGGCACTGCTGTCAGCCACAGATGCAGTTGAACTGACTGA is a genomic window containing:
- a CDS encoding DUF3450 family protein yields the protein MTLLNQSQRTVKGKVLKMSLLALMSVSSTASVADSSAQKNDEQMIQNLIELRGQVEDLQAELQIMKAEHTQSMTYLNTRKTELEANLDRKQLQSKQSQAELVKLQEKIKSLGADSEQMIPDVVAYAASIKQGIEFGIPFKVLERTSVVEGIERDLEGRKITSQHAINRLWAFLEDEMRLAKENAIYSQTVQLNGKNVLVDVAKLGTVMMYFKTRDNIYGQAVRQGQGWTFNVFDNASDAEAVAVLFDSLKKQIRQGLFTLPLDLKTTNVQSQS